From the Lactuca sativa cultivar Salinas chromosome 9, Lsat_Salinas_v11, whole genome shotgun sequence genome, the window GTTCATTTTCTTGATGATTGCTATTGATTATAAATCACGGTGGAAAAGTTGCTATTGAATTTCTTGAAGTTGAATCTGAGCGGTGTGATGCCATTGCCGTGTTCGAAATAATCTGGAACacaaaaatttggaattttgtTGATTGTTCGGATGGGAGTTAATGAATTTGGTAAAAGATGAAGACATTAAAGTTTAAACCTTCATCCCATCTGCCAATTGACTTTTTACTATTGATTATATTTATTGCAGTTTCATCCATCATCGGTGAgctgaatgttttttttttttttttttttttttttttttttttttttgtgtgtgtgtgtgtgtgtagattATGCATATGGGTTACCAATCTAATGTTTCGTTTTAACCATCAATGTCGGGATTAGGGTTGAAAAACTTAATCTTACTTTTCAACATATAAAAGATCTTTTATCTTTTTGGAGATGTTGAGGAGCAATGAAGAAACTGCTCTTTTATAAAATCTTATTTCGGCAAAACGTGTCAAATAGCAATATACTATATGAAATGAGAAACTGTAAATTTTTAACTGTCGCTCAATAAGAAGATCATGACTTCTGCTCTTTATGCAAACAAGAATAACACATAAAGATGGTTACTTTATATAACAAAAGAAAGCTAGAAGTATAAAGAACATAAAGACAAATGATcgatattcatattttttttttgttgattataaATAAATCTCAATATGAACATACATAGAAGTTGCATGCTTGGGAACTTTTGAGCACTGATTGTGATTTGTTTTCTTTTTATGAGATATCATATGGTCAAATATTTAAACATGTTTACCTTTTTGTCATTTTTTGCTACATTACCTTTTAATAAGTTTCTTGCTAAGTTGTTAACCATTGCTTGTTTCTTCATTCGAGTTTAAAAGATTGATCAAATGTTTAACTTGTTGTAGGTCTTCACCTATGGTTCAGTGCCACTCAAGACTTATCTCCCTGATGGAGATATTGATTTTACAGCCATTGGTGCTCCTGATAGGGGATATACTTTGCCTCGGGATGTTCTTCATCTCCTTCAGGCTGAAGAACACAATGGAAACAATGAATTCGAAGTAAAAGATGTCACATACATTGATGCGGAGGTTAAATTTGTggctcttattattattatttttttacgcTAGCATTTTATGCCAACTAAATAAAATCAATCCATTTATAATCTATGTATATTACTTAATATGGTATACGATTTTTCAACAACAGGATTAATAATGTTGTAATGTTTCGCGTGGCAGGTTAAACTTGTGAAATGCATTGTTTCAGGCATTGTTATAGACATATCGTTTAATCAATTGGGTGGACTTTCtacactttgttttcttgagCAGGTGTGATCACCTTTCATacgtatacatatacatatacatatacatatacatatacatatacatatacatatatatatgtatgtatgtatgtatgtatgtatgtatacacATCATTCATGGCATGCATGCAGGAGACGATTACGTAGCGTGGTGGTTACAGATATATAAACTcaatagatatttcataaaaatgacttaccatttgatttgatttttgttACTTTGTTTGATACAGGTGGATCGCCAAATTGGCAAGGATCATCTTTTCAAACGGAGTATAATTCTAATAAAAACATGGTGTTATTATGAAAGTCGTGTACTCGGTGCTACTTATGGTTTACTATCGACATATGCATTGGCAGTTTTGGTTCTCTACATATTTCATGCCTTTGGTGCATCTATAACCAACCCGTTAATGGTAATTAATCTCTTGTAACCTTGTGAAAAAACTCGGATTTATAACCAAGATTTATGTCTGTATCATCTAACTAACGATTTCTTTTATTGCTCGGTTTTAGGCTCTTTTCAGGTTCTTGGACTATTATGGCAAATTTGACTGGGATAACTATTGTATCAGTTTGAATGGTGTGGTTAAGAAATCTTCACTTCTAAACATAGTTGGTATGAAATAAGTTATTTGTGAGGTTTCTTGTGTAATTAATATACTTGGTTTCTGATTCTAATCAACTCTTGTTTTATTCAGTTGAGTACCCTTTAAACGAAAGGACTGGTGCTTTCCTCAGCGATGCTTTCTTGAATACTTGTATGGAAACGTTCATATTGTGTTCTAATGAATCCACATCAAATGTGTCAAATTTCATGTGGAAGCATCTTAATATAATTGATCCATTAAAGGAAACTAACAATCTTGGCCGCAGCGTTCAACAAGGTAACTAACTCATCATGTGCATTTAGGTCACCGTTTGATTCGTCGTTGATCCTGGTAGATTCCAAAGGAATTGAAAGTGGGATTCCATCAAGTAATGGAATTGGATTTCTTCAATAGTTTTTTCTATCTGATTGATTATATCATTCCTAAAATAACATAAGGAGGAATTTAACTTCCATATCCTTAATTACTAAAATGACTTAATAACTTGATATGGTTAAACCACAAAGGTAAACTgttaattattattttgattggtaataataatcaaatattattatgtaaaatttaaataaatagatatgtatttatataataatcaatAAAGGTTACTTGTGTTGTATGTCATTATTAACATTCCAAAtccatttcattttttttaacatcCAAACTTTGTGGCAAGATTTGAAttcttttaaatttcaaatcctTCTAAAACATTTTGTGAACCAAACGGCCCCTTTTAGTAGATCTTACTTGACGGTGTTTTTCTAGGTCATATATCTCTATATTTGTCGCTCAATTAATTTCATTTTGTGTTTTTCATGCATGATATCTCCTCTCTTGTTCTATCAACTTTCATGATAAAAACATTTTGTTTTGTTGCAGCAAATTCTTACCGCATCTTGAGTGCGTTTAGATACGGTGCGAGCACACTCCGTGAGGTTCTTGAACTACAGAATGAGAATATTGGAGATGGAATCAAGAAGTTTTTTGCAAACACCTTGCAAAGGCACAAACCAAAGTGTATTCCGGATGTTCCACTAACGTTTGATACTTTATCACTGTCATCCTATAGCGAAACCGAATACATTGATGACGTGGACTCAAAGCTTTCATATGATGATCTTGATGATGTGTCGTATGTGGGGTCTGGTGAAGCAAGCGATCTTGATGTATTTCAAGATCTTAGTCCGAGAACTACTGCCAAAATGGTGAAAGGTGGCGGTGGTCACGATGATGTGGCACATGATTTACGAAATCCGGATGTGATTGGTGGATTTGGTGAAATGGAAAGTTTGAATCCGTTTGCGGATCTCACCGGAGACTATGAAAGTAGTATACGGAATCTGCTATACGGTCAATTTCACCATGGTAATGGTTTAAATGGTTCTCTACTTATGGGCCATGTGGTTCAACAGCAATATGAGGAGGCAGCTGCTCCTGCTCGATATTTTTGGTCTTCATGGTTCCGTTGGAGTTCACCGCCATCTCCTCAGGTGAACTCAAATAGTGTGGTGTATCAAAATGGTCAAACCTCCAGGCAAACCGGTCAACAGTTCCGGTTGGAAGAAAGAAACACGGTTCGTGGAACCGGGTCGTACATCCCTGCCAcggtatgttatatgtatattcaTTTTCCTGTTTTCGTTATGGTCCAGTCCGGTCCAGTTTGGACCGGACTGGACCAGACTGCTTGAACCCATTTATCTGACAATAAATGGGTTTTTGCAGAACATCTTCAGAGGAGGAGCAGGATCGCGAAGGGGTTGGAGACCAGGAGCACGTAACCGTCAGCAAGAGCAGAGTCATCGTGGGAAACTGAAGCAGGTGATGTACTCACAAAGGAAACTTGTGTTTGGAGCTTTTGGTGCTAATGCTACTAATCCAGAAGAAAGTACTTCTGGCTCACAGTCACAGGCTCCCCCTCCTAAATATGTTTCATGTGGTCGGAGTCAGGGAAGGTAAATTAAATTACTCTTACgtgtttgattttgttttttcgttttttatattGTGTTTTATTTGCATGTCTTCAGTGGTCAAGCCGAGCACCTGTTCCTCAAGAATGAAGAGGAGTTTCCCCCTCTAGCAACTTGAGGAGGCTGGAAATATGTATAAAGACAGTGCTGGTTTCATTATCTGGTTAATCATTAGATCTAACTTACAAGACAGAAACTCATCATAGGGAAAAAGACGGGGAAAACTACCCTTTTATTAGGtttattttcaagttttttttttttttttaatttatcttttaagACTTCTGGCttgttgtgtgtgtgtgacataATGTAGATAATTAAAGAGTttgaaaaaatgtaaaaaaaaaaaaaaagactttgtATAATGCTTTCCTGTTGCTTGCTCTTTTTCCATGGTTGTGTGAAACTTGCTTCGCAGTTGGGTCTTCAATGCGGAGAAAGAGGAGAATTTCTTTCAGGTATGCTCTATCTCTTTCTCTTTCAATTGTGTTCTTCCaagaaaaattaatttttaacactatataaaat encodes:
- the LOC111876551 gene encoding uncharacterized protein LOC111876551, which translates into the protein MAKVHFTPPPALAQPVPTPDPEAIPNEKWVAGEDPILEVLNCVYPTLDSEDKRKDVIEYMQKLFRTSLGVEVFTYGSVPLKTYLPDGDIDFTAIGAPDRGYTLPRDVLHLLQAEEHNGNNEFEVKDVTYIDAEVKLVKCIVSGIVIDISFNQLGGLSTLCFLEQVDRQIGKDHLFKRSIILIKTWCYYESRVLGATYGLLSTYALAVLVLYIFHAFGASITNPLMALFRFLDYYGKFDWDNYCISLNGVVKKSSLLNIVVEYPLNERTGAFLSDAFLNTCMETFILCSNESTSNVSNFMWKHLNIIDPLKETNNLGRSVQQANSYRILSAFRYGASTLREVLELQNENIGDGIKKFFANTLQRHKPKCIPDVPLTFDTLSLSSYSETEYIDDVDSKLSYDDLDDVSYVGSGEASDLDVFQDLSPRTTAKMVKGGGGHDDVAHDLRNPDVIGGFGEMESLNPFADLTGDYESSIRNLLYGQFHHGNGLNGSLLMGHVVQQQYEEAAAPARYFWSSWFRWSSPPSPQVNSNSVVYQNGQTSRQTGQQFRLEERNTVRGTGSYIPATNIFRGGAGSRRGWRPGARNRQQEQSHRGKLKQVMYSQRKLVFGAFGANATNPEESTSGSQSQAPPPKYVSCGRSQGSGQAEHLFLKNEEEFPPLAT